Proteins encoded within one genomic window of uncultured Draconibacterium sp.:
- a CDS encoding SPFH domain-containing protein has protein sequence MITFLGFLVLLAGLAAIFIAKLEKLGKAPSWLSGVRKRYGHMLIIAGVSLMLMQYLFFFADRGFNYLLVSPTGRMSAVMEQGIKWRGFAKIDKWQKYIDVKVVSRETESDVDELEGVMSPVPIRFIDQVTANGHVSLRFQLPQDKPSFIKLAVKYRTMSNLVNNTIIPTVREQLINTGYMFAAQNYISGEAQSFRQTFEEQLKDGTYAVNKLEVRDTIFNEIDMTEKQRTIKEIETSYRVEKILEGGIPKRIPHELSENNIIVSQVIVDKIDLEATFKQRLEAQRDESAKRQLEQQKIETAKAEQQRIVAQGERDKAAERVTQEKEQVKALIAIETKLKQEETNKKLAAIALETERLSAQTVKVKADADAYEIAKKVNAGITPEIKLKMELDRDIKVAAEIAKIKFPETMIIADGENGTPLESLIGAAMAKQLQTSKK, from the coding sequence ATGATTACATTTTTAGGATTTTTAGTTTTACTGGCAGGTTTGGCTGCTATTTTTATTGCAAAACTTGAAAAACTGGGAAAAGCTCCTTCCTGGTTATCGGGAGTACGTAAACGATACGGACACATGCTTATAATTGCAGGTGTTTCGTTAATGCTAATGCAATATTTGTTCTTTTTTGCCGACCGCGGATTTAATTACCTTTTGGTTTCGCCAACCGGAAGAATGAGCGCTGTTATGGAACAGGGAATAAAATGGCGGGGATTTGCTAAAATTGATAAATGGCAAAAATATATCGATGTTAAAGTTGTGAGCAGAGAAACAGAATCGGATGTTGACGAGTTGGAAGGAGTTATGAGTCCCGTACCAATTCGCTTTATCGATCAGGTAACGGCAAATGGTCATGTTTCGTTGCGTTTTCAATTGCCCCAGGATAAGCCTTCGTTTATAAAATTAGCGGTAAAATACCGTACTATGAGTAACCTGGTAAACAACACTATTATTCCAACAGTACGCGAGCAACTAATTAATACCGGTTATATGTTTGCGGCTCAGAACTATATTTCTGGTGAAGCTCAGTCGTTTAGGCAAACATTTGAGGAGCAGCTAAAGGACGGAACATACGCGGTGAACAAACTGGAGGTAAGAGATACTATTTTTAACGAAATAGACATGACCGAAAAACAACGGACAATTAAAGAAATTGAAACCAGTTATCGGGTTGAAAAAATTCTTGAAGGTGGAATTCCAAAAAGAATTCCGCACGAGTTATCGGAAAACAACATCATTGTATCTCAGGTAATTGTTGATAAGATTGATTTGGAGGCAACCTTTAAACAACGATTGGAAGCACAACGTGATGAGTCGGCTAAACGCCAGTTGGAACAACAAAAAATAGAAACTGCAAAAGCCGAACAACAACGTATTGTTGCACAAGGTGAACGGGATAAAGCCGCCGAACGTGTAACGCAGGAAAAAGAGCAGGTAAAAGCATTAATTGCCATTGAAACCAAACTGAAGCAGGAAGAAACCAATAAAAAGCTGGCAGCTATTGCACTTGAAACCGAGCGCTTGAGTGCACAAACAGTAAAAGTAAAAGCCGATGCCGATGCTTATGAAATTGCAAAAAAAGTAAATGCCGGTATTACTCCCGAAATCAAATTAAAAATGGAGCTTGATCGTGACATTAAAGTGGCCGCTGAAATTGCTAAGATTAAATTCCCGGAAACCATGATTATTGCCGACGGAGAAAACGGCACACCTCTCGAAAGTTTAATTGGAGCTGCGATGGCCAAACAACTACAAACTTCGAAGAAATAG
- a CDS encoding aspartyl protease family protein, with product MRTKIPIDIIELESSNYHLILPSQIEGGETAFWVIDTGASKSVFDKNLPDFILSEQEGTEDLHAANMSEEPLKTSLGILKPLFFGKLKVDNMKVALMDMNHINELYQKVTDYKICGLLGSDFLLKYNAVIDYKQQVLKLKL from the coding sequence ATGCGAACAAAAATACCTATCGACATAATAGAATTGGAATCCTCTAACTATCATTTAATTCTTCCATCGCAGATTGAAGGGGGCGAAACCGCTTTCTGGGTGATTGACACCGGCGCCTCAAAATCGGTATTTGATAAAAACCTGCCTGATTTTATTTTGTCGGAACAGGAAGGCACCGAAGATTTGCATGCGGCAAATATGAGCGAAGAACCCTTAAAAACATCGTTGGGTATTTTAAAACCATTGTTTTTTGGGAAACTAAAAGTCGACAATATGAAAGTTGCCCTGATGGATATGAATCATATTAACGAGCTGTACCAAAAAGTTACCGACTATAAAATTTGCGGTTTACTGGGTAGCGATTTTCTGCTGAAATATAATGCGGTTATCGATTATAAACAACAGGTGCTTAAGTTGAAGCTGTAA